The DNA sequence GTCTGAAAAAACACACGCATCAGGTAGACAGCGGTACTGTAGAAATACTGTCAGAAAATACATATAACGAATTGTCTCAGCTTTCCCAAAAAAAGGTCGGAAACGGACTTCAGACTATCGATTATAAATATAACATCCGTGGTGCTCTTATCAGGATCAATGATCCGGTCAATTTGGGTAATAAGCTTTTTGGATATGAGGTAAGATATCAGAATCCTGAATATGCTAATGTAGCTCCGGGAAAAAGCAATGGTAATATTTCTGAAGTAGACTGGAAAGCAGCCTCAGACGGTATCCTTAAAAGATATTCCTATATCTATGATCCTATCAACCGCCTTAAAGATGCCATCTATTCTGAGCCTGGTTCAACAATTCCCCATAATAACAAGTATAACGAACATATAACGTATGATTTGAACGGAAATATCAGGACTCTGAAAAGAAATGCCTATGCTGTCTCTGGAACAGCTGTTACAATGGTGGATGACCTGGTGTACCAATATACAGGAAACCGATTGAATAAAGTGATAGAGAATGCTTTGAATGATACCGGGTATGAAGGAGGAAATAATACCATTGACTATGATGCCAACGGTAATATGACAACAATGCTGGATAAAGGCATACAGTCAATCAGTTATAATTTTCTGGATCTGCCGGATATGTTTACCATCTCACAGACGATATTGGGATCTACAATGAACAGCAATCTCGGGTATCTGTACCGCGCTGATGGTACTAAAATGAGGAAAACCCATACTAGCTGGAACAGTGGCAGAGGGAGTACTGTGACCAACCAAATAACGGATTATCTGGACGGCTTTCAGTATGAGTTTGTAGATATGGGAGGTCTTGAACCTTGTCTCACCTGTAAGACAACCTCAGCTTTTGAAGAACAGGCATACAGAGGAGTAGAAATTATCGAACCACAAACACCGGAATGGAAACTGGATTTTGCAGCCACTTCAGAAGGGTTTTACAGTTTCAAAGAAAACCGCTATATTTACCAGTATCGTGACCATTTAGGAAATGTAAGGGTAAGTTTTGCCCGAAACAGCGAAGGTGCTCCTGAAATTTTAGATACCAATAACTATTATCCTTTCGGTCTGAACCATATCGAAGGAGCGTTTGGTATGGCAAGCTTTGGAAATTGGAGCAGTTATAAATTTGGGGGTAAAGAACTTCAGGAAACAGGAATGTTTGATTTCGGAGCCAGGTTTTATATGCCTGATCTTGGCAGATGGGGCGTTGTAGATCCTTTTGCAGAACAGTACCGAAGACTAACCCCTTATAATTATGCAGCAAACAACCCGATTATGTTTATAGATCCTGACGGAAGAAAGATCAAAGCTCCCAATAGTGAGAGTAATGGAATGGCAGGGTATCAGCCAAGTGGAGGCATGCTTAATTATATAGGACCTGGTGATAGCAATACTATTTCAGCTTTTATTGGTGCAGGTGATGGAATGGGGAGTTTTTTTGCCATGGCTGATAGTGGCGGAGGTAGAGCTTCTACTTTTGGACAAACACAAATGTACAATGATATAATGGCTTATTTTGCAGAAAGCTCTCCTTCTTTTCAATTTGATAAAGCTGCAGAAAAATTTTACAAGGAGAATTATCCCGAATTTTATGATTTTGTAATGAATATTTTGCCTAAAATTACTAATGATACAAAGTTTATGAATATTTTGAGTAATACATCTGGATTTTCTATTGAAGAATTAAATAAAATGTTTAAAAGTGATACAAATTTTGCATTAATGGGTTTTAAGGACGGTACTTCATTTTCAATTGCAGATTATCCTTATGGATCAAATCCAAAAGCCCCCATAAATTTGATAAGGATGGATATGAATACACTCGAGTGGTTTAAAACAGCAAACAAGGATACTAAAACCATGGGGGGGATTACCAACATCGTTCAGATGATAGGTTTTATAAGTCATGAAATTAATCATTGGGGAGTATCAGCAGGAACAGATTCTTCATTTAGGAGAAGTAATCTAGCAGGAGACCCGGGTGATTATTTTGAAAAAAAACTTATCAATAGTTACCAAAAAATTGGAGATCCAGGTAATCCATCAGATGCTTTTAATACATATATAAAGCAAAATTATAAAATTTTATACAACATTTTTAATAAATAAATTATGAAAAAAGCCATATTAATATTTATAGTGTTTTTGTGTATTGCTCCATTTTCTAACATAAAATCACAATATAAAGGTTTAAATTCTTTTTTTGAAAGTGATAATACACTATATCCTTTAAGCAGTTTTATAAATAGTAACAAAATAATAATTGTAGATCAAAATAATAAGATATTTCCTACTGAAAAAGAATTTAAATATCAAGCAGAATCAGGAGAACAAACGATCAAAATTATTAATACCATACCTAAAGAAAAAAATTACTTGCTGTTAGGAGATTATATTGTTAATGAAGATTTAGCAGTTATTTCTTTTGTAAATTCAACTAAAAAGAAATACATTATATTTACTTTTAAACGAATTCCTAAGTATAAAGAGTGGTGGACTATACTAAGTGCATCTGAAGAAGAAATCAATTAAATATTATTATGTCATTCTGATAAGTT is a window from the Chryseobacterium indologenes genome containing:
- a CDS encoding DUF6443 domain-containing protein: MKKNRKVNSLFFPININPKGKDFSLFILFISCFVFAQNNLSTSRNYIYTKNCLDANCIKKTETVQYFDGLGRPVQTVAIKATPQEKDFVTPIEYNALGKQIKDYLPIPQSTAGGTFYDTPLNNASTVYGNEKIYAEKIYDNVYTNRIKQAVSVGQAWAQKPVTMGYDTNADGEVKKYTITTAWKEGRTDSGITLSGSYAANQLMKTSVTDEDLNSTTQFQNGEGQTILVRKNDGTKDIDTYYLYNEYGQLVYVLPPLAVGTTAPDETVLNDLCYQYRYDGLGRVVEKKLPGKGWEFSIYDKADQLILTQDARMRPSGKWMMTKYDALGRIVYTGTFSSADTRNTIQSQIGDLVIYDSRNSTGIVRNGMTLYYTNSYFNVETLLSVNYYDTYPQYSFNPSFPASILGQQVITDIRNASVNTQAMPTMSLVKNIEDDNWTKSYIYYDAKGRAIGSHSINHLGGYTRTESELDFSGVAKYTKAYHKRLSTDTEKVISQNFEYDNQNRLKKHTHQVDSGTVEILSENTYNELSQLSQKKVGNGLQTIDYKYNIRGALIRINDPVNLGNKLFGYEVRYQNPEYANVAPGKSNGNISEVDWKAASDGILKRYSYIYDPINRLKDAIYSEPGSTIPHNNKYNEHITYDLNGNIRTLKRNAYAVSGTAVTMVDDLVYQYTGNRLNKVIENALNDTGYEGGNNTIDYDANGNMTTMLDKGIQSISYNFLDLPDMFTISQTILGSTMNSNLGYLYRADGTKMRKTHTSWNSGRGSTVTNQITDYLDGFQYEFVDMGGLEPCLTCKTTSAFEEQAYRGVEIIEPQTPEWKLDFAATSEGFYSFKENRYIYQYRDHLGNVRVSFARNSEGAPEILDTNNYYPFGLNHIEGAFGMASFGNWSSYKFGGKELQETGMFDFGARFYMPDLGRWGVVDPFAEQYRRLTPYNYAANNPIMFIDPDGRKIKAPNSESNGMAGYQPSGGMLNYIGPGDSNTISAFIGAGDGMGSFFAMADSGGGRASTFGQTQMYNDIMAYFAESSPSFQFDKAAEKFYKENYPEFYDFVMNILPKITNDTKFMNILSNTSGFSIEELNKMFKSDTNFALMGFKDGTSFSIADYPYGSNPKAPINLIRMDMNTLEWFKTANKDTKTMGGITNIVQMIGFISHEINHWGVSAGTDSSFRRSNLAGDPGDYFEKKLINSYQKIGDPGNPSDAFNTYIKQNYKILYNIFNK